TCAATAACTATTATATTTTAACAGCAATTGATTCTATTTATGCAAGAGCGGGATTTTCAGACAAATATGATTGTGTCCCTGCTGTGATCAGCAAAAATGAAATAATTTTAAATAATGCTTATCATCCTCTTTTAATGATACGGAGAGGCAAACAGGATGTTGTGCCTCTTACAATAAGACTCGGGGAAGACTTGAAAACAGTTGTTGTGACAGGCCCGAATGCAGGCGGAAAAACAGTAGCTTTAAAAACAATAGGTGTACTCTCTTTAATGCACATGCACGGCCTGCACATACCCGCTTCTCTTGACAGTGCGCTTCCTATCTTCTCAGGATTATTTATAGACATAGGAGACGAACAGTCCATAGAGCAGGATTTGTCATCTTTTTCTTCACACATAGAAATTATTAAAAATATTGTGGAAAATGCGGACAGCAGAAGCCTTATACTTCTTGATGAAATAGGGTCTGCAACTGATCCTGCAGAAGGTTCTGCTCTTGCTGAGGTTTTACTTCGCTACTTTACTCTCAGGGGGAGTATAACAGTTGCAACCACACACATGGGGAGTTTAAAAGTTTTTGCGCAGCAGGAAGATGGCGTTGAAAACGGATCTATGGCTTTTAACAGAGAAACTCTTAATCCCACATATCAATTCCGTATGGGCATACCGGGCTCTTCTTATGCATTTGAAATTTCAGAAAGGCTTGGGCTGAAAAAAGAACTCATAGAAGATGCCAGAAAAATTGCAGGTACGGAACGGGGGCGGCTTGACAGGCTGATCCTCACAATGGAAGAGAAATATCAGAAAGCTGCCGAACTCCTGCAGGGCGCTGAAATTAAAGATTCAAGATTAAAAGGGCTGATAAAACTCTATGAAGACAAACTGGAAAAATTGAAAGAGGAGAGCGAACAGGAAAAGAAGAAAATAGTAATTGATGCTGAAGAGCTTCTGAAAGAAGCAAATGTTACTATTGAAAGACTTATAAAAAATATAAGGGAAGAAAAGGCGTCTACTGAGGTTATCAAAAAGGCGAAGAAGGAGCTTTCAGTACTCAAGACAAGAGTGAAAAAGCTCTCACCTGTAAAAAAGGGAGAAACACCTGTAATATCTTCAGGTGATTTTGTAAAATGGAAAGGCCATAAAGGCCGCGGAAAAGTTGAATCTGCAATTGATAATAAAGGAAGAGTCATTGTTCAGTGGGGAGACCTGCGCCTCAGAGTGGCTGCGTCAGAGCTTTCCGTGCTTGAACAGAATATGGAAACTGAAAAGAAATCTTCATCTGTAAAATATGCTATAAATGAAGTGGCTTCTGACGAAGTGGATTTAAGAGGAATGACATCATTGGAAGCTGTTCAGGTTGTTGATAATTTTCTCGGAGCAGCAGCTGTATCAGGTTTGGAGAGAGTAAGAATTATTCACGGCAAAGGAACAGGTGCTTTGAGGAATACAATTAACGATTATATGAAAAGCAGTACTCTTGTAAAGAGCTGGAGGCTTGGGAACTGGAAGGAAGGAGATACAGGCGTTACGATAGTTGAGCTGAAATGAAGATTCCCGAAGAAAAAATAGAAGAGATAAAGCAGGCAACTGATATAGTTGAACTTATCTCCCAATACGTAACTCTCAAGAGAAGAGGCAAGTCGTACGTCGGGCTCTGCCCTTTTCATACAGAGAAAACTCCCTCTTTTACAGTTGATCCAGTTAAGGGTTTTTATCACTGTTTCGGCTGCGGTGCAGGAGGAAATGTTTTTACATTTATAATGGAGACCGAGAAAATCAGCTTTCCCGAGGCAGTGACAACTCTTGCAAAAAAAGCAGGCATCATTCTTGAATTTGACAAAGAGGACGATCAGAAAGCAAAAAAGGCTGAAGTCCTTTACAGAACAAATGCCATTGCTGCTGAATTTTACAGGGACTGTCTGTTTAAAACCAATGGAGGCAAAAGAGCTCTTGACTATTTGGCCAAAAGAGATTTTAATGAGGAGATTATCCTTAAATTCGGTCTTGGTTATGCACCGCTCCGCTGGGACGGCCTTATTCTGAAAGCAAAAAAAGAGAGCATTCCTCTTGAACACCTTTTTGATACCGGCCTTGTAACAAAATCTAAAAATGGAGAAAGATTTTACGACAGATTCAGGGGCAGGATAATGTTTCCCATACATTCTCCTTCGGGAAGAGTTGTGGGATTCGGAGGCAGAATAATTGAAAAAACTGCTAACGAGCCAAAGTACCTTAACTCTCCGGAAACAATAGTGTACAGGAAAAGCAAAATTCTGTACGGCCTTTATCATGCAAAAGAAGGTATAAGAAAAGAAGACAGGATAATAGTTGTTGAAGGTTATACTGATGTAATGCGTATGTTTCAAAAGGGATTTGAAAATACTGTGTCAAGTTCCGGAACTGCTTTTACACAGGATCAGGCTCAGATAATCAGGCGTTATACTCTAAATGTTACACTGCTCTATGACGGAGATTCTGCCGGGCTTAAAGCAGCACTCAGAGGTGCGGACATACTTTTAAAATCTGATATTGATGTTTCAATTGTACCCCTGCCAAAAGGAAGTGATCCCGATTCGTTTTTAAGAGAGCACGGAAGCGAAGCCATGGCAGACAAACTTGATAAATCAATGACCTTTTTCGATTTTTATCTTGACAGGTTACAAAAAGAGGGGCGTCTTGAAACACCAAAACAGAGGAGCCGCGCTGTAGGCAGCCTGCTTGATAAATTTGCACCTCTTCTGGAATATAAAGAGAGAATGCTTTTAATAAAAGATCTGTCGGATAAATTCGGCATTGATGAAAAGTTTTTTTACCGAAAGTACCTGTACAGCGGGAACAGAAAAGACTCGCCTGTTGAAGAGGATGATAGGAGATTCTCCCTGAAAAGAACAGCAGAAGAGGGCATTTTGAAATCAATGCTGTTCGGGTCGAAAAGAGTCAGGGAAAATATTATTAATTTTCTGAATCCTGATGAACTGGAAAATGATGATATAAAAAAGCTTTTCATTATGGTAAAGGACAGGATAAAAGATCGCCGGAAGTTCACCCCTGAAACAATCCTTGATTCAGTATCAACAAACTCACCGGAAACAGCTTTGGTGACAGGTTTGATTATAGAGTCCGAGAAGCAGGAAGAAATTACATTCCAGTATGCACTTGACTGCCTGCTGAAAATAAAAGAGCTTAAAAGAAAAGAGAAAATTGAGATAATCAGGCAGAAGATTCTTGATGCTCAGTCAAAGAAAAAACCTGCCCGGGATCTGTTGAGAGAGTTCAATACTCTGAAAAATGAAATCCAAAAAGATAAAGAAAAGATAATAAAAATATGGTTCCCGGAAGAATCGGGGGATGATGTTGATGGATAGTTTAAAGAATTAAGAAAAAGGGCCCCCTCTTGATGACGAGAAGGCCCTTTTGTTAGTAGAAGAGAGAAGGAGGGAGTTATTTTAATTCTGTCTTTCGGTTTTTTTTGTAAGACATTGATTTAACGACACAATCATTAAAAAGATCCGATTTTATTTTAATTATACTGATAAAATTTATTTTTGTACCATTTCTAAATCCGCATTATTGAATATGGTTCCTGAGCAGGGGAATTTTCGTAAGTACTTGAATTAAAAAGCAGATAGAATTTATTTATAAGTTTTATTAATAATTCAAATGATTGGCAAAGACATTATTAAAAATTTTTATTTTGATGTCAAGGAATTTTTATTACCTTACAGTCCGTTCATAATAAGTTTGTTTAAGTTGTAACCCATAAGGAGCTGTGGCAGTTATGACTGAGTTTAAAAAGTTTGATAAAAAGAAAAAGGAATGGGAAGATAGTATCTTAAAGCCGGCTCTTGATAAATTCCCTGAACGTAAAAAAGAATTTACAACAGGGTCATGGCTTCCGGCAGACAGAGTAGCAACACCCCGCCCTTTTTCAGAAGATGAGTACATTGAAAAACTGGGATTTCCCGGTGATTATCCGTACACCAGGGGCGTTCAGCCCACCATGTACAGAGGACGGCTGTGGACAATGCGTCAATACGCAGGGTTCGGCACAGCTGAAGAATCAAATCAGCGGTACAAATATCTTTTAGATCAGGGGCAGACAGGGTTATCAGTTGCTTTTGATCTTCCGACTCAGATCGGGTATGATTCCGACGATGAGTATTCTGTAGGCGAAGTAGGCAAGGTCGGTGTTGCGATTGATACGTTAAAGGATATGGAGACTCTCTTTGACGGGATTCCTCTTGATAAAGTATCCACATCAATGACAATAAACGCGCCGGCATCTGTTTTGCTGGCATTTTATATTGCAGTCGGAGAAAAACAGGGCGTAAACAGAGAGCAGCTCAGAGGAACCATACAGAATGACATTCTGAAAGAGTACATTGCGCGGGGCACTTATATTTTTCCGCCGAAACCTTCCCTTCGTCTTATAACAAATATTTTTGAATTCTGCTCAAAAGAAGTGCCGAGATGGAATACAATAAGTATTTCCGGTTACCACATAAGGGAGGCCGGATCTACTGCTGCACAGGAAGTGGCATTTACAATTGCTGATGGAATTGAGTATGTAAGAGCTGCAATTGATACTGGCCTTGATGTGGATAAATTTGCCGGAAGGCTGTCCTTCTTTTTTAATTCTTACAATGATCTTCTTGAAGAAGTAGCGAAATTCAGAGCTGCACGAAGGATCTGGGCGAAGGTTATGAAGGAGAAATTCGGTGCGAAATCTGATAAATCAATGCGTCTCAGATTTCACACTCAGACAGGCGGGTCCACACTTACAGCTCAGCAGCCTGACAACAATATTGTCCGTGTTGCAATTCAGACACTTGCTGCTGTTCTCGGCGGAACCCAAAGCCTGCACACAAATTCAAGAGACGAGGCTCTGGGCCTGCCTACTGAGGAGGCAGTAAGAATTGCTCTCCGAACCCAGCAGATTGTGGCTCATGAATCAGGTGTTGCAAATAGTATTGATCCTTTGGCAGGTTCCTATTATGTTGAGTCTCTTACAGACAAGATAGAACAGCAGGTGTGGGAGTATCTTGACAAAATAGAAAATATCGGGGGTATGGTTCAGGCTATTGAAGCGGGATTTATACAGCAGGAGATTCAGGACGCTGCGTACAGGTATCAGCAGGAAATTGAAAAGGGCGACAGAATAGTTGTGGGAGTAAATCAATTTGTAATTGAAGAACAGGGCCCGAAAGATATCCTCAAAGTTGATCCGAGATTGAGAAAAGTGCAGATGGAAAAACTATCGGAAGTAAAGAACAACCGTGACAATTCTTCTGTTAAAGAAAAACTTAACGCTCTTCAAAAAGGTGCGCAGGATTCTGAAGTGAATCTCATGCCTCTGATTGTTGATGCTGCAAGAGAGTATGCTTCTCTCGGAGAGATATGCGGAGTTCTGAGAGAAGAGTTCGGAGAATATAAAGAATCAATTGTTCTGTAGAGGATTCTATGACGAAAAAGATAAGAGTACTTATAGCAAAGCCCGGGCTTGACGGACACGACAGAGGCGCAAAATATGTGGCGCGTGCACTCAAAGATTCCGGGTATGAAGTTATCTATACAGGAATACGCCAGACACCGAAGTCCATTGCGCAGACTGCTGTGCAGGAGGATGTGGATTTTGTGGGTTTAAGTTTACTTTCCGGAGCACATAATGAACTTTTTCCTGCTGTTGTGGACGAGCTCAGGAAAAATGATGCTGATGACATAATAGTATTCGGAGGGGGAGTCATACCTCAGGACGACATCCCCTTTTTAAAGGAAAAAGGTGTTAAAGCGGTGTTTACACCCGGCACACCAATAAAAGACGTTATCGATTTTATAGAGAAAAACCGGGAGCGTGTTTAACAATGAATCTTCCGGGCCTGGTACGCAAAGGAAAAATGCGGAGTATTGCCCGTGCTTTAAGCCTTATTGAAAACAACGAGCAGGGCAAAGAAGAGCTTATTGACAAACTTCACTCATATTGCGGAAATGCAGTTGTTTGGGGCGTCACAGGCCCTCCCGGTGCCGGGAAAAGCAGCCTTGTAGATCATATTATAACAAAATTGAGACAGGATAATAAGAAAGTCGGAGTAATTGCCGTTGACCCCAGCTCTCCGTTTTCCGGAGGTGCAATTCTGGGGGACAGAGTCAGGATGCAGTCCCACTCCACAGACAATGGGGTGTTTATAAGGTCCATGGCATCAAGGGGCCATCTCGGCGGTGTTGCGGAAACTACCGGAGATGCTGTTAAAGTTCTGGATGCTGCAGGTTATGATGTGATTATTCTGGAAACCATAGGTGTAGGCCAGACAGAAATTGATGTTATGCGTATAGCAGATATCATACTTCTTGTTATGGTTCCGGGGCTTGGAGATGAAATTCAGGCTTTAAAAGCAGGCGTTATGGAGATAGGCGATATCTTTATTGTAAACAAAAGCGATAAACCCGGAGCTGAAAAAGTAAAAGCGGAGATAGAGTACATTCTTTCCCTGAAATATGCATCAAACCCCGAAGAGAAAAATCCGGTTGTAATGACTTCTGCAGCAGACGGTACCGGAATAGATGAGCTGATGCAGACCGTGAAAACCTTTAATGCGGACATTTCTGCAAATGGAGTTCTATCAGAGCGGAGAAAAAAGCGAATAGAGTTTGAATTAAAAAAAATACTTACACGTAAAGTTGAGGAAGCAGTACATTACAATCTTAATGTTAAAAACAGAATTCATGAGTGGGTTAATGATATCTATAATAAAAAAGTGCCTCCTTATGGATTAATAAACAAACAGGCAGAACGTATTTTAAAGGAGCATACAAACTGATGATTTCAAAAATTAACCACATTGGTATTGCTGTCAGGTCTCTTGATAATGCAGTCCCTCTATATAGAGATGTCTTTAAATTTCAATACCTCGGAACCGAAGAAGTGGCGGATCAGAAAGTACGCGTTGCAATGTTCAGAATAGGGGAAGTGAAAATTGAGCTGTTGGAGCCTCTGTCAGAAGACAGCCCTATTGCTGTGTTCATAGAAAAAAGCGGCGAAGGTATTCATCACATTGCATATCAGACAGATGACATAAAAGAGGAAATAAAAGATTTTGTTTCCCGCGGCCTTAAAATGATAAATCAGG
This bacterium DNA region includes the following protein-coding sequences:
- a CDS encoding endonuclease MutS2 is translated as MSETSNHFYHALEFDTVLERVSQFAISEPGRQSVLSQKPFLQKEDLSRELASIQEMKELLRFDDPLPIVNFNLIPDIIEKAGLPGSFVDANALLKIARVLKISREVSGYINLRRDKYPRLNAMTEHISSFEEIEKEISWAIGPDADVLSRASNELGRIRRDIERAEARVKNQLEKIMKEMASKGYTQEDSLAVKQGILVVPMKESFRGRLKGIIIDQSASGQTVFMEPFEVAELENQVRRLRIEEKDEIEKILIRLSAMVREEASAILNNYYILTAIDSIYARAGFSDKYDCVPAVISKNEIILNNAYHPLLMIRRGKQDVVPLTIRLGEDLKTVVVTGPNAGGKTVALKTIGVLSLMHMHGLHIPASLDSALPIFSGLFIDIGDEQSIEQDLSSFSSHIEIIKNIVENADSRSLILLDEIGSATDPAEGSALAEVLLRYFTLRGSITVATTHMGSLKVFAQQEDGVENGSMAFNRETLNPTYQFRMGIPGSSYAFEISERLGLKKELIEDARKIAGTERGRLDRLILTMEEKYQKAAELLQGAEIKDSRLKGLIKLYEDKLEKLKEESEQEKKKIVIDAEELLKEANVTIERLIKNIREEKASTEVIKKAKKELSVLKTRVKKLSPVKKGETPVISSGDFVKWKGHKGRGKVESAIDNKGRVIVQWGDLRLRVAASELSVLEQNMETEKKSSSVKYAINEVASDEVDLRGMTSLEAVQVVDNFLGAAAVSGLERVRIIHGKGTGALRNTINDYMKSSTLVKSWRLGNWKEGDTGVTIVELK
- a CDS encoding DNA primase, yielding MKIPEEKIEEIKQATDIVELISQYVTLKRRGKSYVGLCPFHTEKTPSFTVDPVKGFYHCFGCGAGGNVFTFIMETEKISFPEAVTTLAKKAGIILEFDKEDDQKAKKAEVLYRTNAIAAEFYRDCLFKTNGGKRALDYLAKRDFNEEIILKFGLGYAPLRWDGLILKAKKESIPLEHLFDTGLVTKSKNGERFYDRFRGRIMFPIHSPSGRVVGFGGRIIEKTANEPKYLNSPETIVYRKSKILYGLYHAKEGIRKEDRIIVVEGYTDVMRMFQKGFENTVSSSGTAFTQDQAQIIRRYTLNVTLLYDGDSAGLKAALRGADILLKSDIDVSIVPLPKGSDPDSFLREHGSEAMADKLDKSMTFFDFYLDRLQKEGRLETPKQRSRAVGSLLDKFAPLLEYKERMLLIKDLSDKFGIDEKFFYRKYLYSGNRKDSPVEEDDRRFSLKRTAEEGILKSMLFGSKRVRENIINFLNPDELENDDIKKLFIMVKDRIKDRRKFTPETILDSVSTNSPETALVTGLIIESEKQEEITFQYALDCLLKIKELKRKEKIEIIRQKILDAQSKKKPARDLLREFNTLKNEIQKDKEKIIKIWFPEESGDDVDG
- a CDS encoding methylmalonyl-CoA mutase family protein; the encoded protein is MTEFKKFDKKKKEWEDSILKPALDKFPERKKEFTTGSWLPADRVATPRPFSEDEYIEKLGFPGDYPYTRGVQPTMYRGRLWTMRQYAGFGTAEESNQRYKYLLDQGQTGLSVAFDLPTQIGYDSDDEYSVGEVGKVGVAIDTLKDMETLFDGIPLDKVSTSMTINAPASVLLAFYIAVGEKQGVNREQLRGTIQNDILKEYIARGTYIFPPKPSLRLITNIFEFCSKEVPRWNTISISGYHIREAGSTAAQEVAFTIADGIEYVRAAIDTGLDVDKFAGRLSFFFNSYNDLLEEVAKFRAARRIWAKVMKEKFGAKSDKSMRLRFHTQTGGSTLTAQQPDNNIVRVAIQTLAAVLGGTQSLHTNSRDEALGLPTEEAVRIALRTQQIVAHESGVANSIDPLAGSYYVESLTDKIEQQVWEYLDKIENIGGMVQAIEAGFIQQEIQDAAYRYQQEIEKGDRIVVGVNQFVIEEQGPKDILKVDPRLRKVQMEKLSEVKNNRDNSSVKEKLNALQKGAQDSEVNLMPLIVDAAREYASLGEICGVLREEFGEYKESIVL
- a CDS encoding cobalamin B12-binding domain-containing protein: MTKKIRVLIAKPGLDGHDRGAKYVARALKDSGYEVIYTGIRQTPKSIAQTAVQEDVDFVGLSLLSGAHNELFPAVVDELRKNDADDIIVFGGGVIPQDDIPFLKEKGVKAVFTPGTPIKDVIDFIEKNRERV
- the meaB gene encoding methylmalonyl Co-A mutase-associated GTPase MeaB: MNLPGLVRKGKMRSIARALSLIENNEQGKEELIDKLHSYCGNAVVWGVTGPPGAGKSSLVDHIITKLRQDNKKVGVIAVDPSSPFSGGAILGDRVRMQSHSTDNGVFIRSMASRGHLGGVAETTGDAVKVLDAAGYDVIILETIGVGQTEIDVMRIADIILLVMVPGLGDEIQALKAGVMEIGDIFIVNKSDKPGAEKVKAEIEYILSLKYASNPEEKNPVVMTSAADGTGIDELMQTVKTFNADISANGVLSERRKKRIEFELKKILTRKVEEAVHYNLNVKNRIHEWVNDIYNKKVPPYGLINKQAERILKEHTN
- the mce gene encoding methylmalonyl-CoA epimerase; the protein is MISKINHIGIAVRSLDNAVPLYRDVFKFQYLGTEEVADQKVRVAMFRIGEVKIELLEPLSEDSPIAVFIEKSGEGIHHIAYQTDDIKEEIKDFVSRGLKMINQEPRKGAHETEIAFVHPKSTGRILTELCQIKGETHE